From the genome of Arthrobacter sp. ERGS1:01:
GGCCCAGCACGGTGGCCACGATGGAGATCATGATGGTGACCCAGATGCCGTCGATGATCTTCGGGAAGAACAGGTACTCGGCCACCTTGTCCCACTTGATGTTGGGGTTGGTGGCGAGCGAGGAGAACAGCCAAGCGAAGACGGCCAGGGCCAGGACCCCGATGATCCAGCGGTCGCGGTGCTTGAGGGCGACGACGGGCACCATGGTGCCGTCCGGACCGCTGAGTTGCTTGGGGCGTGAGGAGGTTTTCATGCCGGTCCCTACTTGCCGTCGTTGATGGTGGCGGAGCCGACGTTCATCTTGGCAACGTTCCAGGCGTCCAGGACCTTGGCGTAGCTGCCGTCGTCGACCAGTTCCTGCAGGGCCTTTTGGACGGCGACGATGAGTGCCTTGTTCTCCGGCTTCATGGCAATGCCCCACGGGTTTTCGTCGCCCTTGATGGCCACGGCCTCCAGTGCGCCGTTGGAGGTTTGTGCCCGGTAGGCGGCCACGGGGTAGTCGTTGATGCCCGCGGCGGCGCGGCCGTTGCGGACCTGCAGGATCGCCTCCTGGTCCCCGGCGAACTTGATGATGTTGATGCCCTTCTTGCCGGCGGCCGTGCACGCGGCATCAAAGGATTCGGCCAGGGTCAGGGAGGAGCCGTTGTCGACGACGGCGATCGTCTTGCCGCAGGCGCTGGCGGCGTCGCTCATGCCCTGGGGGTTGCCGGCCTTGACCACCCAGCCGTTGCCGGAACGGACGTAGTCGACAAACGTGACCGTCTTGCGGCGTTCGGCGTTATCCGTCATGGACGACATGATCCAGTCGTAGCGGCCCGTGATGACGCCGGGGATCTGGGAGTTGAAGTCCTCGTTGTTGATGGTCAGCGGCACGCCGAGCTTGTTGGCGACGGCCCGGCCGATCGAGGGATCCACGCCGATGAGGGTCTTGCCGTCCGTGGCGAACATTTCCATGGGCGGGTAGCCCTCGGAGGTGGTCATCTTGATCCCGGAAAGCTGGATTCCCGCCGGCAGGCTGGCGGTCAGCGCGGGGTTGGGCTTGATCGCGTCGATCACGTTCTTGGCCAGGTCCTCGGCCGGGGCCGGTACAGCGGTGAAGGCGGCGTCGCGCGATGCGGGGTCGGTTTCCGAGAGGAGGTGGCCGCCGCAGGCGGATAACGTAAACGCTGCCAGCACGGCCGTGGAGGCCAGCGCGCCGGTGCGCAGGCGGGGCGGGGACAATCGGGACAGGAAGTTCTTCACAGTGGTTCTCCTTGGGAGGGGTCGGGGAAGTTGAGGGGCCGGCCTTGCCTAGTGGTTGCGGCGGAAGCGCACCACACCGCCGACCGTGGTGGACTGCACGGGCATGTCCCGCAGTTCCGAGGTGGCGGCCGTGAACGGATCGTCGGCAAGCGCCGTGAAGTCCGCCAGCATGCCCGGACGCAGGCGCCCCTTGTGGGACTCCTCGCCGGAGGCGTAGGCGGCGCCGGCGGTGAAGCCCTCGATCGCCTCGCCCACCGTGACGCATTCGCCGGGCTGCCAGCCGCCGTCGGGCTCGTGGCTGCCGTTCTGCCGGGTGACGGCCGCATGGATGCCGTACATCGGGTTCGGGTGTTCCACGGGAGCGTCGGAGCCGAAGGCCGGGATCGCGCCGGCGTCCAGCAGCGAACGCCAGGCATAGGAGGCCAGGTCGCGTCCGGCCAGCAGGGTCGACGCCAGCGGGATGTCGGTGGTGCAGTGGGTGGGCTGCATGGAGGGGATGACGCCGAGCTGGGCCATGCGCGCAATGTCGCTGGGGCGCAGGTGCTGGGCGTGTTCGATCCGGTGGCGAAGCCTCGAGGCGGGGCGGGCGATCCCGGTCGGGGCGTCCAGCGGGTTCATGGCAAGGTCGGCATAGGCATCGAGCACCAGCTCGTTGGCCCGGTCGCCGATCGCATGCGTGGCCACGCCGATGCCGGAACCGGCGGCGCGGCGCACCAGTTCACGC
Proteins encoded in this window:
- a CDS encoding ABC transporter substrate-binding protein, producing the protein MKNFLSRLSPPRLRTGALASTAVLAAFTLSACGGHLLSETDPASRDAAFTAVPAPAEDLAKNVIDAIKPNPALTASLPAGIQLSGIKMTTSEGYPPMEMFATDGKTLIGVDPSIGRAVANKLGVPLTINNEDFNSQIPGVITGRYDWIMSSMTDNAERRKTVTFVDYVRSGNGWVVKAGNPQGMSDAASACGKTIAVVDNGSSLTLAESFDAACTAAGKKGINIIKFAGDQEAILQVRNGRAAAGINDYPVAAYRAQTSNGALEAVAIKGDENPWGIAMKPENKALIVAVQKALQELVDDGSYAKVLDAWNVAKMNVGSATINDGK